In the genome of Telluria beijingensis, one region contains:
- a CDS encoding sensor histidine kinase yields MVSLTALLRLLPALMAAAAFLCAPAAARGLKDYQRIAWTQGQGAPSNITGLAQTTDGWLWVGSDDGLFRFDGVNFEPYLPAGRPDLMHARIVELHAADNGDLYVSYFPHDVAVIGRDGRFTVLPRPESFRKMPPTVMVLDHDGSLWTIGHGIHRFADGRWATVDNDPIWLDGGLFSMLLDQDGRLWVAAPSGAWRLDRARGRFDRVSNQGGGLALAPNGDVWVIGRNGGPATRLAPSLSGKPRPARAGAVVSRVAGQFASDGTLWALGCPDTACLVHDVTQYPGVIDPRRAADERVASDEGAQGKEFPVILEDRERNLWVYANGTLNQFRPKRFLVPAPKLDLTEYFYTVAQSGDRQFWVAENASGTLWRLGADGVPVAVPGEPTYIITSGRDGALIKGNARTITRVRGEAVETIPLPPGRDGKPVDRKLLGLLDDGKRIWTAAFDTGPIAWANGKWHAGRQLGLPDQIHFSRAAGLGQLWLVRGDNELVHFDDGKLTQYGKTQLGVTTGIFHGEPMVIGGAEGLAILKDGKLQRLRSRDPNALRGVSGMAVTANGDRWLNGVGGVVHVTAADWQRVLEQPGELLRHETFGVIDGYPGRSSAAWRAPTAFSPDGRVVWFQGTRGIVGLDSADLRRNAATPVPVVLDVSTETWRFDAVGNLRLPPGSQDFRVRFTAPMLRQPERTRFEYRLDGFDAAWRDGGNRRTTSYTNVAPGNYVLRVRAFNEDGVASGEDAAVPITIAPTLVQSLPFKVAMVVLLVGLLAVLHRLRVRYLGRRILERAEIKLAERERIARTLHDSFLQTVYLLILRLRKFEVKLPENAASRQELNTILGEAQGVIDEGREQVHALRAGTGRTLAEIVQECVSGLRAVYPDVRFEMHDRAKMVDVDQGTIEEAGAIVCEAVRNAFTHAQARHIVVETGFGKRELVVTVSDDGQGMAPAVLEAGYRDGHWGMVGMQERAARIGGRVEISSGAGKGTSVKLAVSVDQAETASIN; encoded by the coding sequence ATGGTGTCGCTCACAGCCCTGCTCCGCCTGCTACCGGCCCTGATGGCCGCCGCAGCCTTTCTATGCGCACCCGCGGCCGCCCGCGGACTGAAGGACTACCAGCGTATCGCCTGGACCCAGGGACAGGGGGCGCCGAGCAATATCACGGGACTGGCCCAGACCACCGATGGCTGGCTCTGGGTCGGGAGCGACGATGGGCTGTTCCGCTTCGACGGCGTCAATTTCGAACCCTATCTGCCTGCCGGCCGGCCCGACCTCATGCACGCGCGCATCGTCGAGCTGCACGCCGCGGACAACGGCGACCTGTATGTCTCCTATTTCCCGCACGACGTGGCGGTCATCGGCCGCGACGGGCGCTTCACCGTGCTGCCGCGGCCCGAGTCGTTCCGGAAGATGCCTCCGACCGTCATGGTTCTCGACCATGACGGCAGCCTGTGGACCATCGGCCATGGCATCCACCGTTTTGCGGATGGCCGCTGGGCGACCGTCGACAACGATCCGATCTGGCTCGATGGTGGCTTGTTCAGCATGCTGCTCGACCAGGACGGTCGGCTGTGGGTCGCGGCGCCGAGCGGCGCCTGGCGGCTGGACCGCGCGCGCGGCCGTTTCGACCGGGTGTCGAACCAGGGCGGCGGCCTGGCGCTCGCGCCCAATGGCGATGTATGGGTGATCGGCCGCAATGGCGGGCCGGCAACGCGCCTTGCGCCATCCCTGTCCGGCAAGCCGAGGCCGGCGCGCGCGGGCGCCGTGGTCTCGCGCGTGGCTGGCCAGTTCGCCTCCGACGGCACGCTGTGGGCGCTTGGCTGCCCCGACACCGCTTGCCTGGTCCACGATGTCACCCAATACCCGGGCGTCATCGATCCGAGGCGCGCCGCCGATGAACGGGTAGCCAGCGATGAAGGCGCGCAAGGCAAGGAGTTCCCCGTCATCCTGGAAGACCGGGAGCGCAATCTCTGGGTGTATGCGAATGGCACCTTGAACCAGTTCCGGCCGAAGCGCTTCCTGGTGCCGGCGCCGAAACTCGACCTGACGGAGTATTTCTATACGGTGGCGCAGAGCGGCGATCGCCAGTTCTGGGTCGCCGAGAACGCGAGCGGGACGCTGTGGCGGCTGGGGGCCGACGGCGTGCCGGTTGCCGTGCCGGGTGAGCCGACATACATCATCACCAGCGGCCGCGACGGCGCGCTCATCAAGGGCAACGCGCGCACGATCACCCGCGTGCGTGGCGAGGCCGTCGAGACGATCCCGCTGCCGCCGGGGCGGGATGGCAAGCCGGTCGACCGCAAGCTGCTGGGCCTGCTCGACGATGGCAAGCGAATCTGGACCGCGGCCTTCGATACCGGCCCGATTGCCTGGGCAAATGGAAAATGGCACGCCGGCCGGCAGCTTGGCTTGCCGGACCAGATTCACTTCTCGCGCGCCGCCGGCCTCGGGCAGTTGTGGCTGGTGCGCGGGGACAATGAGCTGGTCCATTTCGACGACGGGAAGCTGACGCAGTATGGCAAGACGCAGCTGGGCGTCACGACCGGCATCTTCCACGGCGAGCCGATGGTGATCGGCGGCGCGGAAGGGCTGGCCATCCTCAAGGATGGAAAGCTGCAACGCTTGCGCAGCCGTGACCCCAATGCCTTGCGCGGCGTGTCCGGGATGGCCGTGACCGCGAATGGCGACCGCTGGCTGAACGGTGTCGGCGGCGTGGTGCATGTGACGGCGGCGGATTGGCAGCGCGTGCTGGAGCAGCCCGGCGAGCTGCTGCGCCATGAAACGTTCGGGGTGATCGATGGCTATCCGGGCCGCTCGAGCGCCGCGTGGCGCGCGCCTACGGCCTTCAGCCCCGACGGGCGCGTGGTGTGGTTCCAGGGGACCAGGGGTATCGTCGGGCTGGATAGCGCCGACTTGCGGCGCAATGCTGCAACGCCGGTGCCGGTCGTGCTGGATGTGAGTACCGAGACGTGGCGCTTCGACGCGGTCGGCAACCTGCGGTTGCCGCCGGGGTCGCAGGACTTCCGGGTGCGGTTCACCGCGCCCATGTTGCGCCAGCCCGAACGCACGCGGTTCGAGTACCGGCTCGACGGCTTCGACGCTGCCTGGCGCGACGGCGGCAATCGGCGCACGACGTCGTATACCAATGTCGCTCCGGGGAATTATGTGCTGCGCGTCCGTGCGTTCAATGAGGATGGGGTGGCGAGTGGGGAGGATGCGGCGGTGCCGATCACCATTGCGCCGACGCTGGTCCAGAGTCTGCCGTTCAAGGTGGCGATGGTCGTGCTGCTGGTCGGCCTGCTCGCCGTGCTCCATCGGCTGCGGGTGCGGTACCTGGGGCGCCGGATTCTCGAGCGCGCCGAGATCAAGCTGGCCGAGCGTGAGCGGATTGCACGGACCTTGCATGATTCGTTCTTGCAGACTGTTTATTTGCTCATTTTGCGGTTGAGGAAATTCGAAGTCAAATTGCCTGAAAACGCGGCCAGCCGCCAGGAGCTGAATACGATTCTTGGCGAGGCCCAAGGCGTGATCGATGAAGGGCGGGAGCAGGTCCATGCGCTGCGAGCCGGGACTGGTCGCACGCTGGCCGAGATCGTGCAGGAGTGCGTGAGCGGTTTACGGGCGGTGTATCCAGATGTTCGGTTCGAGATGCATGACAGGGCGAAGATGGTCGATGTCGACCAGGGGACCATCGAGGAAGCGGGCGCGATCGTTTGCGAGGCGGTTCGTAACGCATTTACCCATGCGCAGGCCCGGCACATCGTCGTGGAGACAGGGTTCGGAAAGCGGGAGCTGGTGGTGACCGTGTCCGACGATGGCCAGGGTATGGCGCCGGCGGTGCTCGAGGCCGGATATCGGGATGGGCACTGGGGCATGGTTGGCATGCAGGAGCGTGCTGCGCGGATTGGGGGGCGGGTGGAAATCAGTAGCGGTGCCGGTAAAGGCACTTCGGTCAAGCTCGCGGTTTCAGTAGACCAGGCAGAAACCGCCTCTATTAACTAA
- a CDS encoding Fic family protein, whose protein sequence is MNCGDYPYIWQIPDWPNWRYDLAALVSPLAQVSQRQGLLLGRLADIGLGLRNEASLAALTDDVLKTSEIEGEHLNVASVRSSIARRLGVEIGSLAPVDRHVEGVVEMVLDAAINCSSPLTRERLFGWHAALFPTGYSGLSKISTGTWRDDTYGPMQVVSGPIGRQRVHYEAPPAQRLAKEMERFLAWVNAQAQAEPALIRAGLGHLWFVTMHPFDDGNGRIARAIGDLLLARADGSPQRFYSLSAQIQREREAYYDILERTQKADMNVTEWLLWFLQTLGEAVDLAHHALDVVLEKAHFWQRVSGVGLNERQVKIINRLLDGSEGKLTTGKWAAIAKSSTDTALRDINELVEMGILQRSGAGGRSTSYDLVRHQAPNV, encoded by the coding sequence ATGAACTGCGGCGATTACCCCTATATCTGGCAGATTCCAGATTGGCCGAACTGGCGCTACGACCTGGCGGCACTTGTGTCGCCGCTTGCGCAGGTCAGTCAACGTCAGGGCCTGCTGCTCGGCAGGCTTGCCGATATCGGCCTGGGTTTGCGCAACGAGGCCAGCCTCGCCGCATTGACTGACGACGTGCTCAAGACCAGCGAAATCGAAGGCGAACACCTGAACGTCGCCTCGGTTCGTTCATCCATCGCACGACGCCTGGGTGTCGAGATCGGGTCGTTGGCGCCAGTGGACCGGCACGTTGAAGGTGTTGTCGAGATGGTACTCGATGCGGCCATCAACTGTTCGTCGCCGTTGACGCGAGAGCGCCTGTTCGGCTGGCATGCCGCACTTTTCCCGACTGGCTATTCTGGCCTGAGCAAGATCAGCACCGGCACGTGGCGCGACGATACTTACGGTCCGATGCAAGTCGTGTCCGGCCCCATCGGGCGACAGCGTGTCCACTACGAAGCCCCTCCAGCGCAGCGCCTGGCTAAAGAGATGGAGCGCTTTCTCGCATGGGTCAACGCACAAGCCCAGGCTGAGCCGGCACTGATTCGCGCCGGACTCGGGCATCTTTGGTTTGTGACGATGCATCCCTTCGACGATGGCAATGGCCGTATCGCGCGCGCCATTGGCGATCTGCTGCTGGCGCGCGCCGATGGCAGTCCGCAGCGCTTCTACAGCCTGTCGGCGCAGATCCAGCGCGAGCGCGAGGCGTACTACGACATCCTGGAGCGCACGCAAAAGGCCGACATGAATGTGACGGAATGGCTGCTGTGGTTTCTGCAGACGCTAGGCGAGGCCGTGGACCTGGCCCACCACGCGCTCGATGTCGTGCTGGAAAAGGCCCATTTCTGGCAGCGGGTTTCGGGCGTGGGGCTCAACGAGCGGCAAGTCAAGATCATCAACCGCCTGCTCGATGGCTCCGAGGGCAAGCTCACCACCGGCAAGTGGGCTGCCATCGCAAAATCGTCGACAGATACCGCGCTGCGTGACATCAACGAGCTGGTCGAAATGGGTATCCTGCAGCGGTCCGGTGCAGGCGGGCGCAGTACCAGCTACGACCTGGTGAGACATCAGGCACCCAATGTTTAG
- a CDS encoding methyltransferase domain-containing protein, translating into MQTIPHYDQNAEQLVSQYESLTFEHVHPALLNLLPPPGSTILDVGAGSGRDAAWFAAKGYDVVAAEPSEGMRTLARQRHPSPRIHWVADSLPDLAQVRRLGLTFDLILLSAVWMHVPPAARQRALRKLATLLSPNGRIAISLRIGPPDTDRAMYEVTLPELTTMAQQFGLRLVRADDSPDRLGRPGISWTTAVLGLPDDGLGALPLLRHLILTDGKSSTYKIALLRILARIADSAAGAVRHESESVVLPMGLVALFWLRMYKPLIEGGLPQMPPNRAGNAPGFVTNNFTALLPIRPVDLRAGMAFHDDTARHLHGSLWEISRLIREMPVKYLRWPASDENIFHIRHHRRTSTPSSLRIDDPFLWSFGEFHVPLQIWEALSHYSVWVEPVLVAEWVRLMESYAGQLGPALGSTAYSLLAWAGPERDTSFARAAVERLRNQGKSIYCVWSGQRLREDYDIDHCFPFAAWPCGDAWNLMPASRRINNEKSNRLVTQTALEGASDRITEWWEEAFLATGPDARQRFFLEAEQTLPLLDTAGSPADLIDAMKVQRIRLAREQGLRPWEPTARPERFAPDPEFN; encoded by the coding sequence GTGCAGACCATTCCTCACTATGATCAGAACGCCGAGCAGCTTGTATCCCAGTACGAATCGCTGACCTTCGAGCATGTGCACCCCGCCCTGCTGAACCTACTGCCACCTCCCGGCTCGACGATTCTGGACGTCGGCGCCGGCTCCGGAAGAGATGCTGCCTGGTTTGCGGCCAAAGGATACGATGTTGTCGCCGCCGAGCCCTCGGAAGGGATGCGCACGCTGGCGCGCCAGCGCCATCCTTCACCACGCATTCACTGGGTGGCTGACAGCCTGCCGGACCTGGCCCAGGTACGCCGGCTGGGACTGACCTTCGATCTGATCCTACTCTCGGCGGTCTGGATGCACGTTCCCCCGGCTGCGCGCCAGCGTGCCCTGCGAAAGCTGGCAACGCTGCTATCGCCAAATGGACGCATCGCGATCAGCCTTCGCATCGGCCCACCCGATACCGATCGCGCCATGTACGAGGTGACGCTACCGGAGCTGACGACAATGGCCCAGCAGTTCGGCCTCAGGCTGGTACGCGCCGACGACAGCCCCGACAGGCTCGGCCGACCAGGTATTTCGTGGACGACTGCGGTTCTTGGGCTACCGGATGATGGCCTGGGCGCACTTCCGCTGCTGCGCCACTTGATCCTCACCGATGGGAAGTCATCGACCTACAAGATCGCGCTGCTGCGCATCCTCGCCAGGATCGCCGATAGCGCGGCTGGTGCGGTGCGCCATGAGTCGGAGTCCGTCGTCCTGCCAATGGGCCTGGTGGCACTGTTCTGGCTACGCATGTACAAGCCGCTCATCGAAGGCGGGCTTCCCCAGATGCCGCCCAACCGGGCTGGAAACGCTCCGGGTTTCGTGACCAACAACTTCACGGCCTTGCTTCCTATCCGGCCGGTGGACCTGCGCGCAGGGATGGCGTTCCATGATGATACGGCGCGGCACCTTCATGGCAGCCTGTGGGAGATCTCTCGCTTGATTCGCGAAATGCCGGTCAAGTACCTGCGCTGGCCGGCGAGCGACGAGAACATCTTCCATATCAGGCACCATCGCCGCACATCGACACCATCAAGCCTGAGGATCGACGACCCTTTCCTGTGGAGCTTCGGCGAGTTCCACGTTCCGCTGCAGATCTGGGAAGCGCTTAGCCACTACAGCGTGTGGGTCGAACCAGTCCTCGTTGCGGAATGGGTGCGGCTGATGGAGTCCTACGCGGGACAACTCGGTCCGGCACTGGGTTCGACCGCGTATTCGCTGCTCGCCTGGGCGGGCCCCGAACGCGATACCAGCTTCGCGCGTGCCGCAGTAGAGCGGCTTCGCAACCAGGGCAAATCGATCTACTGCGTCTGGTCCGGTCAGCGGCTGCGCGAAGACTACGACATCGACCACTGTTTTCCCTTTGCCGCCTGGCCCTGTGGGGATGCCTGGAACCTGATGCCGGCATCGCGGCGGATCAACAACGAGAAGTCGAACCGCCTGGTCACGCAAACCGCGCTGGAAGGGGCTAGCGACCGGATCACCGAGTGGTGGGAAGAGGCCTTCCTGGCGACCGGACCCGATGCGCGCCAGCGGTTCTTCCTGGAAGCCGAGCAAACCCTGCCGCTGCTGGATACCGCCGGTTCTCCTGCGGACCTGATCGATGCAATGAAGGTACAGCGCATTCGCCTGGCCAGGGAACAGGGTTTGCGTCCATGGGAGCCAACAGCGCGCCCGGAGCGGTTCGCGCCCGATCCGGAGTTCAACTGA
- the imuA gene encoding translesion DNA synthesis-associated protein ImuA — MLTAAKINPEHLHPSLWRASQLARSFARCVSTGHPALDNQLPGGGWPTGSMTDLHTQQPGVGELRLLAPALSAVADRQIAFLQPPHPPQALALAGMGIPPESALWLRADRTADALWAAEQVLRSGSCGALLFWQNQVRPESQRRLTLAAQEGETLFFMLRPLAAAQDPSPAPLRLALRPRAGGLEVGFVKRRGPQRDEPLFLPMQINPAHRMQPRHEVAPAHRVAEPALHQ, encoded by the coding sequence ATGCTCACAGCCGCCAAGATCAATCCCGAACACCTGCATCCATCCCTGTGGCGTGCATCGCAGCTGGCGCGCAGCTTCGCGCGCTGCGTGAGTACCGGCCATCCGGCGCTCGACAATCAGCTGCCCGGCGGCGGCTGGCCAACGGGATCGATGACCGACCTACACACGCAGCAGCCTGGCGTCGGCGAGCTGCGCCTGCTGGCGCCAGCCCTGTCGGCGGTGGCGGATCGTCAGATCGCATTCCTGCAGCCGCCGCACCCGCCCCAGGCACTGGCGCTGGCCGGAATGGGCATCCCGCCCGAGTCGGCGCTATGGCTGCGCGCCGACCGCACGGCGGATGCGTTGTGGGCGGCCGAGCAGGTTCTGCGCAGCGGGAGCTGCGGCGCGCTGCTGTTCTGGCAGAACCAGGTGCGGCCGGAGAGCCAGCGGCGCTTGACGCTCGCCGCCCAAGAAGGCGAAACGCTCTTTTTCATGCTTCGACCACTCGCCGCCGCGCAAGATCCGTCGCCGGCGCCGCTGCGCCTAGCACTGCGCCCGCGCGCCGGCGGACTCGAGGTGGGGTTTGTGAAACGCCGGGGGCCGCAGCGTGACGAGCCGCTATTCCTGCCAATGCAAATTAACCCAGCGCACCGCATGCAGCCGCGGCACGAAGTGGCGCCCGCACACCGTGTCGCGGAGCCAGCCCTCCATCAGTGA
- a CDS encoding PEP-CTERM sorting domain-containing protein (PEP-CTERM proteins occur, often in large numbers, in the proteomes of bacteria that also encode an exosortase, a predicted intramembrane cysteine proteinase. The presence of a PEP-CTERM domain at a protein's C-terminus predicts cleavage within the sorting domain, followed by covalent anchoring to some some component of the (usually Gram-negative) cell surface. Many PEP-CTERM proteins exhibit an unusual sequence composition that includes large numbers of potential glycosylation sites. Expression of one such protein has been shown restore the ability of a bacterium to form floc, a type of biofilm.), with protein MKFANTFRTLIAAFALSAAAHASAAPILLVDSKGILTGANGVNVGGKLYNVTFTDGTCAASFNGCIKSAFPFSTSVEAVSAARALLDQVFIDTPAGLFNSKPQLTYGCTNMVSCLTYIPVTLATDPKFFTSAILTNTGGNDLISLGGLAMVSDDFGRVATRNFAVFKFAPEAVDVPEPTSIALLSIAIAGLALSRRRKN; from the coding sequence ATGAAATTTGCAAACACCTTTCGCACGCTGATAGCAGCGTTTGCCCTTTCCGCCGCTGCGCATGCTAGTGCAGCACCAATCTTGTTGGTTGACAGCAAAGGCATTCTCACCGGTGCAAATGGAGTTAATGTCGGTGGAAAGTTATACAACGTAACGTTTACTGACGGCACTTGCGCAGCATCGTTTAATGGCTGCATAAAGTCAGCTTTTCCCTTTAGTACTAGCGTTGAGGCTGTCAGTGCCGCTCGGGCGCTTCTCGACCAAGTTTTCATCGACACTCCGGCTGGACTATTCAATTCTAAACCCCAGCTAACATACGGCTGTACAAACATGGTTTCCTGCTTGACATATATTCCCGTTACGTTGGCGACCGATCCGAAGTTTTTTACAAGTGCCATTCTTACAAATACTGGTGGAAATGACCTTATCTCCCTAGGCGGACTTGCCATGGTATCGGACGATTTTGGCCGGGTTGCAACTCGGAATTTCGCTGTTTTTAAATTTGCTCCCGAGGCTGTAGATGTACCAGAGCCTACCTCCATCGCTCTATTGAGTATTGCGATTGCTGGGCTGGCACTGTCACGCCGCAGGAAGAATTGA
- a CDS encoding glycoside hydrolase family 19 protein has protein sequence MIVAVETIRRVAPQCGSNAAIVATALDPALERFGITTRRRLAHFLAQVAHESGGFVRKRENLNYTPAAILATFNTRAVTRFTPAQAERYGRTTAHAADQVAIANIAYANRMGNRGPESGDGWRTRGAGWMQITGTENHNAVADYFGLSRDSIGAWLSTDMGAALGAGWFWHVNDLNRFADIDDVDGVSDCINIGRKTARIGDAIGYIERRALTDQAMRAIP, from the coding sequence ATGATCGTCGCCGTCGAAACGATCCGTCGGGTGGCGCCGCAATGCGGTTCCAATGCGGCCATCGTCGCCACCGCTCTGGACCCTGCGCTCGAGCGCTTCGGGATCACGACCCGCCGGCGCCTGGCGCACTTCCTCGCCCAAGTGGCGCACGAGAGCGGCGGGTTCGTGCGCAAGCGCGAGAACCTGAACTACACGCCGGCCGCCATCCTGGCGACATTCAACACCCGGGCCGTGACGCGTTTCACGCCGGCGCAGGCCGAGCGCTACGGCCGCACGACGGCGCACGCGGCTGACCAGGTGGCGATCGCCAACATCGCTTACGCCAACCGCATGGGCAACCGCGGCCCGGAGAGCGGCGACGGGTGGCGCACGCGCGGCGCCGGCTGGATGCAGATCACCGGCACCGAGAACCACAACGCCGTCGCCGACTACTTCGGCCTGTCGCGCGACAGCATCGGCGCTTGGCTCTCGACCGACATGGGCGCCGCCCTGGGCGCCGGCTGGTTCTGGCACGTCAACGACCTGAACCGCTTCGCTGACATCGATGACGTCGACGGCGTGTCCGACTGCATCAATATCGGCCGCAAGACCGCGCGCATCGGCGACGCCATCGGCTACATCGAGCGGCGCGCGCTGACCGATCAGGCCATGAGGGCGATTCCATGA